GCTTGGGGATCTCGATACGGCGCTTGCCCGACAGGTATTGCCCGGTCAGCGAGCGCGGCGATTCCAGGATGTCCTGCAGCGTGCCTTGCGCGCAGATCTCGCCGCCATGCACGCCGGCACCTGGGCCAATGTCCAGCACATGGTCGGCCAGGCGGATCGCGTCTTCGTCGTGCTCGACCACGATCACGGTGTTGCCTAAATCGCGCAACCGCGTCAGCGTTCCGAGCAGGCGCTCGTTGTCGCGCTGGTGCAGGCCGATCGATGGTTCGTCCAGCACGTACATCACCCCGACCAGGCCGGCACCGATCTGGCTGGCCAGACGGATGCGCTGTGCCTCGCCGCCGGACAAGGTATCGGCCTTGCGCTCCAGGGTGAGGTAATCCAGGCCTACGTCGACCAGGAAGCCAAGCCGCTCGGCAATCTCCTTGACGATCTTGGCCGCGATCTCGCCGCGCCAGCCCGGCAGCGACAGACCACGGAAAAAGCTCAAGGCCTCGTTGACCGGCAGCACCACCAGCTCGGGCAGTGGGCGATCGGCCACGAACACATTGCGTGCGGCACGATTCAGGCGCGTACCGTTGCAGGCCGGGCAGGGCTGCTGGCTGACGTACTTGGTCAGTTCCTCGCGCACGGCTGGCGACTCGGTTTCGCGGTAGCGCCGTTCCAGGTTCGGCAGGATGCCTTCGAAGCGGTGCTTGCGCGTGGTGCGCCCGCCCGCATCGGTGAAGTAGGTGAAGTTGATGACCTCATCGCCGCTGCCGAACAGCACCGCCTGGCGCACCTTGGACGGCAGCGTGTTCCACACCGCATCCACGTCGAACTTGTAGTGCTTGGCCAGTGAGGCGATCAGCTGGAAGTAGTAGGCATTGCGCCGGTCCCAGCCGCGCACGGCGCCGGCCGACAGCGACAGCTCCGGATGCACCACCACCCGCTCCGGGTCGAAGAATTCGGCCACGCCCAGGCCGTCGCAGCTCGGGCAGGCGCCCACCGGCGCGTTGAACGAAAACAGCCGCGGTTCCAGCTCCGGCAGCGAGTAATCGCACACCGGGCAGCTGTACTTGGACGAGAACAGATGCGGAGCTGCGGCCGGGTCGTCCAGCGACTGCACCGCCACCATGCCTTCGCCCAGCTTGAGCGCGGTCTCGAAACTTTCTGCCAGGCGCTGCTTGATGTCCTCGCGCGGGCGGAAGCGGTCGATCACCGCCTCGATGGTGTGCTTCTGGCGCAGTGCCAGCGGCGGCACCGCATCGATTTCATACAGCTCGCCGTCCACGCGCACGCGCACGAAGCCCTGCGCGCGCAGCTGTTCGAACACCTGCGCATGCTCGCCCTTGCGGTCGCGGATCACCGGCGCCAGCAGCATGTAGCGCTGCTCCTGGTCCTGGGTGAGCATGTGGTCGACCATCTGGCTGACGGTCTGCGCCTCCAGCGGGAAGCCGTGGTCCGGGCAACGCGGCTGGCCCACGCGTGCGTACAGCAGGCGCAGGTAGTCGTAGATCTCGGTGATGGTGCCGACGGTGGAGCGTGGGTTGTGGGAAGTCGATTTCTGTTCGATCGAAATCGCCGGGGACAGGCCTTCGATGTGGTCCAGGTCCGGCTTTTCCATCACGCTCAGGAACTGGCGCGCATACGCCGACAGCGACTCGACGTAGCGGCGCTGGCCTTCTGCATAGATGGTGTCGAACGCCAACGACGACTTGCCCGAGCCGGACAGGCCGGTGATCACGATCAGTTTGTCGCGGGGCAGGTCGAGGTCGATGTTCTTGAGGTTGTGCGTCCGCGCGCCGCGGATGCGGATGAAATCCATCGCCATGGGGGATCCGATGTCGGGCCGGCGAACCGGCGGTGGTGCGAGCGTGCTCAGCAGGAATGAGTGGCAGTCGATCAGCCTACCCGCCGACCTAGGTGAGGGCAATTGCCCCAAATGCCAGTCTGCCGGGGCCGTTGTGGCGGCCGGATGATGCGTTCCACGGCCCGATTCGCGCATGGCCCGGCCCGGCTACATGCGGGTTGACCCGAAACCCGCCAAGCCAGTAAAATCCCGCTCCTGTCTGCCCCATGGGCAAGTCAGGCGACCATAATAACTACAGAGGAACACCTGGTCATGTACGCAGTTCTGGTAACCGGCGGTAAGCAATACCGCGTCGCGCAGGGCGAAACGCTCCGCGTGGAAAAGCTCGAAGTCGAGGCAGGCAACGAGATCAAGTTCGACACCATCCTGATGCTGGGCGATAGCGATGGCATCAAGCTGGGCGATGCGCTGAAGGGCGCCTCGGTCACCGCCAAGGTCGTTGCCCATGGCCGCGCCGACAAGGTGCGCATCATCAAGTTCCGTCGCCGCAAGCACCACATGAAGCGTCAGGGACACCGTCAGCACTACACCGAAATCGAGATCACCGGCATTGCCGGTGGCGACAAGAAGTAAGGAGAACCAGTCATGGCACATAAAAAGGGCGTAGGTTCCTCGCGCAACGGTCGCGATTCCAACCCGAAGTACCTGGGCGTGAAGATGTTCGGCGGCCAGGTCATCGAGGCTGGCAACATCATCGTGCGTCAGCGCGGCACCCAGTTCCATCCGGGCGCCGGCGTCGGCCTGGGTCGTGACCACACGCTGTTTGCGCTGGTTGACGGCAAGGTGGAGTTCTCCACCAAGGGCCCGAAGAAGCGTCGTACCGTCAGCGTGGTTGCCGAGGCGTAATCGCCCGCTCCATGCAGGCCAGTTCGTCAGGCATCGCTGCCCGGCGAACGAGACGGAAAGCCCCGCTTTTGCGGGGTTTTCCGTTTGAGAATCGGGAATGGGGAACAGGGAATCGGAAAAGCGGTTCTGCACCCCGACCGGATTCTGCAGCCATGCCGGCGAGCAGTCTTGCTGGCAGGAGGCGGTCATTCGGTGTGCCGATTCCCTATTCCCCATTCTCCATTCCCGGTTGTCATCCCATGAAATTAGTCGACGAAGCAGAAATCCTGGTCACCGCCGGTAATGGCGGCAATGGCTGTGTCGGCTTTCGCCGCGAGAAGTTCATTCCGCTGGGTGGGCCGGACGGTGGCGATGGTGGTGCCGGTGGCAGCGTGTGGATCGTGGCCGACGAGAACGTCAACACCCTGGTCGACTTCCGCCATGAGCGCACCTTCAAGGCGCAGCGCGGCGAGAACGGCATGGGCCGCCAGGCCTACGGCAAGGGCGGCGAGGATCGCGTCATCGTGGTGCCGGTCGGCACCGTGGTGATCAATGTGCAGACCGACGAAGTGATCGGCGACCTGATCCAGCACGGCGATCGCCTGCTTGTGGCCAAGGGCGGCAAGGGTGGTCTGGGCAATATGCATTTCAAGAGCTCGGTCAACCGCGCGCCGCGCCAGTCCACCACCGGCGAGGAAGGCGAGGAGCGGCTGCTCAAGCTCGAACTCAAGCTGCTGGCCGACGTGGGCCTGCTCGGCTTTCCCAATGCCGGCAAGAGCACGCTGATCCGCGCGGTCTCGGCGGCAACGCCGAAGGTGGCCGACTATCCGTTCACCACCCTCTACCCGAATCTGGGCGTGGTCAGCGTCGAGGCCCATCGCAGCTTCGTCATTGCCGACGTGCCGGGCCTGATCGAGGGCGCCGCCGACGGTGCCGGCCTGGGTACGCAGTTCCTGCGCCACCTGCAGCGCACCCGCCTGCTGCTGCACTTGGTGGATATGGCCCCAATGGATGGTGGTGTGGACGGTGTGTCGCCGGCCGACCAGGTGCGCACGCTCGAGCGCGAGCTCGAACGGCATGATCCGGAGTTGTTGAAGAAGCCGCGTTGGCTGGTGCTCAACAAGGCCGACCTGATGTTCGAGGACGAGGCGCGTGCCGCTGCCGAGGCCATCGTGGCCGAGCTGGGCTGGACGGCGCCCTGGTACCTGGTCTCGGCGCTGGGCCGCGACGGAACCTTCCCGATCATGAAGGACGTGATGGCGTTCTTCGACCGCCAGCGCGAGGACGAGCTCGAGGCACGCAATGCAGGTTGAGTGCGCATACGCACACACAAAAAACCCGGCCGAGGCCGGGTTTTTCTGTGCCACCGGAAGCCAGGCGTCCGGCGACGTCGCAACCGATCGCTTACGCGGCCTTGATGGCCTTGATGCGCGCGGTCAGGCGGCTCTTGTGACGGGCAGCCTTGTTCTTGTGAATCAGGCCGCGGGCGCTGAAACGGTCGAGGATCGGCTGTGCAACGGCGAAAGCAGCTTCGGCGCCTGCGGCATCGTTGGCGTCAAGGGCCTTGATCACCTTCTTGACGGCGGTGCGCAGCATCGAGCGCTGACCGGTGTTGCGCTCATTGCGCACAATGGTCTGCTTGGCGCGCTT
The window above is part of the Xanthomonas campestris pv. badrii genome. Proteins encoded here:
- the rpsT gene encoding 30S ribosomal protein S20, with product MANIKSAKKRAKQTIVRNERNTGQRSMLRTAVKKVIKALDANDAAGAEAAFAVAQPILDRFSARGLIHKNKAARHKSRLTARIKAIKAA
- the rplU gene encoding 50S ribosomal protein L21, whose protein sequence is MYAVLVTGGKQYRVAQGETLRVEKLEVEAGNEIKFDTILMLGDSDGIKLGDALKGASVTAKVVAHGRADKVRIIKFRRRKHHMKRQGHRQHYTEIEITGIAGGDKK
- the obgE gene encoding GTPase ObgE, which encodes MKLVDEAEILVTAGNGGNGCVGFRREKFIPLGGPDGGDGGAGGSVWIVADENVNTLVDFRHERTFKAQRGENGMGRQAYGKGGEDRVIVVPVGTVVINVQTDEVIGDLIQHGDRLLVAKGGKGGLGNMHFKSSVNRAPRQSTTGEEGEERLLKLELKLLADVGLLGFPNAGKSTLIRAVSAATPKVADYPFTTLYPNLGVVSVEAHRSFVIADVPGLIEGAADGAGLGTQFLRHLQRTRLLLHLVDMAPMDGGVDGVSPADQVRTLERELERHDPELLKKPRWLVLNKADLMFEDEARAAAEAIVAELGWTAPWYLVSALGRDGTFPIMKDVMAFFDRQREDELEARNAG
- the rpmA gene encoding 50S ribosomal protein L27 codes for the protein MAHKKGVGSSRNGRDSNPKYLGVKMFGGQVIEAGNIIVRQRGTQFHPGAGVGLGRDHTLFALVDGKVEFSTKGPKKRRTVSVVAEA
- the uvrA gene encoding excinuclease ABC subunit UvrA gives rise to the protein MAMDFIRIRGARTHNLKNIDLDLPRDKLIVITGLSGSGKSSLAFDTIYAEGQRRYVESLSAYARQFLSVMEKPDLDHIEGLSPAISIEQKSTSHNPRSTVGTITEIYDYLRLLYARVGQPRCPDHGFPLEAQTVSQMVDHMLTQDQEQRYMLLAPVIRDRKGEHAQVFEQLRAQGFVRVRVDGELYEIDAVPPLALRQKHTIEAVIDRFRPREDIKQRLAESFETALKLGEGMVAVQSLDDPAAAPHLFSSKYSCPVCDYSLPELEPRLFSFNAPVGACPSCDGLGVAEFFDPERVVVHPELSLSAGAVRGWDRRNAYYFQLIASLAKHYKFDVDAVWNTLPSKVRQAVLFGSGDEVINFTYFTDAGGRTTRKHRFEGILPNLERRYRETESPAVREELTKYVSQQPCPACNGTRLNRAARNVFVADRPLPELVVLPVNEALSFFRGLSLPGWRGEIAAKIVKEIAERLGFLVDVGLDYLTLERKADTLSGGEAQRIRLASQIGAGLVGVMYVLDEPSIGLHQRDNERLLGTLTRLRDLGNTVIVVEHDEDAIRLADHVLDIGPGAGVHGGEICAQGTLQDILESPRSLTGQYLSGKRRIEIPKQRHKPNPKMMLHLRGATGNNLKNVDLDIPAGLLTCITGVSGSGKSTLINDTLFSLAANEINGASHTVAPHRDVENLDLFDKVVDIDQSPIGRTPRSNPATYTGMFTPLRELFAQVPEARARGYSPGRFSFNVRGGRCEACQGDGMIKVEMHFLPDVYVPCDVCHGKRYNRETLEIRYKGFNISDVLQMTVEDALQLFEPVPSIARKLETLVDVGLSYIKLGQSATTLSGGEAQRVKLSKELSRRDTGRTLYILDEPTTGLHFHDIEALLGVLHKLRDEGNTVVVIEHNLDVIKTADWIVDLGPEGGHRGGTILVCGTPEEVAAEPTSYTGQFLAKMLPSVKARETRPAATANKPDARPPRKVKPEKVAKAAKSATKKTAKKKAS